From one Variovorax sp. PBL-H6 genomic stretch:
- the dut gene encoding dUTP diphosphatase: MNVDIRILDPRMQDQLPAYATPGSAGLDLRACLDAPISLAPNAWQLVGTGIAIHLADPGYAALILPRSGLGHKHGIVLGNLVGLIDSDYQGELKISAWNRSDTAFVLQPMERLAQLVIVPVVQAQFRVVAEFPPSARGEGGYGSTGKH; encoded by the coding sequence GTGAACGTCGACATTCGAATTCTCGATCCCCGCATGCAGGACCAGTTGCCTGCCTACGCCACCCCCGGCAGCGCCGGGCTGGACCTGCGCGCCTGCCTGGATGCGCCAATTTCCCTGGCGCCCAACGCCTGGCAGTTGGTGGGGACCGGCATCGCGATCCACCTCGCAGACCCCGGCTATGCGGCGCTGATCCTGCCGCGCTCGGGCCTGGGCCACAAGCATGGCATCGTGCTGGGCAACCTGGTGGGCCTCATCGACAGCGACTACCAGGGCGAGCTCAAGATCAGCGCCTGGAACCGCAGCGACACGGCCTTCGTGCTGCAGCCGATGGAGCGGCTGGCGCAGCTGGTGATCGTGCCGGTGGTGCAAGCGCAGTTCCGCGTGGTGGCGGAGTTCCCACCCAGCGCGCGCGGCGAAGGCGGCTACGGCTCGACGGGCAAGCATTGA
- a CDS encoding cupin domain-containing protein, which translates to MEIERPLALLGGLSASQFMRRHWQKKPLLVRQAVPGMVPLIGREALFSMAGREEVESRLIRHGKSGWVLKHGPFARRALPSPKQAAWTLLVQGVDQHDQGVHELLQQFRFVPDARLDDLMISYASDTGGVGAHFDSYDVFLLQAHGRRRWSIGRQRDLRLEPGLPLKILAHFEPEQSFVLEPGDMLYLPPRYAHDGVAEGGDCMTYSIGLRAPAAAPLGADLLARIAEAQAELLQDAPAGPAVHYKDPAQPAVAAPAEMPRALQAFAREAVLAALRDPDAIDRALGESMTEPGPTVWFEQGEPPAALNGVSLDRRTRMLYDARHLYINGESFRASGRDARLMRRLADQRALKPRDLATASDDARALLQDWCEAGWLHADE; encoded by the coding sequence ATGGAGATTGAACGACCCCTGGCTCTGCTCGGAGGCCTCAGCGCCTCGCAATTCATGCGGCGCCATTGGCAGAAGAAGCCCTTGCTCGTGCGCCAGGCCGTTCCAGGCATGGTGCCACTGATCGGGCGAGAGGCGCTGTTTTCAATGGCTGGCCGCGAGGAGGTCGAGTCGCGGCTGATCCGTCACGGCAAGAGCGGCTGGGTACTCAAGCACGGCCCTTTCGCGCGTCGAGCGCTGCCTTCGCCGAAGCAGGCTGCGTGGACCCTGCTGGTCCAGGGAGTGGACCAGCATGACCAAGGCGTGCATGAACTGTTGCAGCAGTTTCGTTTCGTGCCCGATGCGAGGCTCGACGACCTGATGATCAGCTATGCAAGCGACACCGGCGGCGTCGGCGCGCACTTCGACAGCTACGACGTGTTCCTGCTGCAGGCGCACGGACGCCGCCGCTGGTCCATCGGCAGGCAGCGCGACCTGCGCCTGGAGCCCGGCCTGCCGCTCAAGATCCTCGCGCATTTCGAGCCCGAGCAGAGCTTCGTGCTCGAGCCCGGCGACATGCTCTACCTGCCGCCGCGCTATGCGCACGACGGGGTCGCCGAGGGCGGTGATTGCATGACCTACTCCATCGGGCTGCGCGCACCGGCGGCTGCGCCGCTGGGCGCCGACCTCCTGGCTCGCATCGCGGAGGCGCAGGCCGAACTGCTGCAGGACGCGCCTGCCGGACCGGCCGTTCACTACAAGGACCCGGCGCAGCCCGCGGTGGCCGCGCCGGCCGAAATGCCGCGTGCGCTGCAGGCGTTCGCGCGCGAGGCCGTGCTCGCGGCGCTGCGCGATCCCGATGCCATCGACCGCGCCCTCGGCGAATCGATGACCGAGCCCGGACCCACTGTGTGGTTCGAACAAGGCGAGCCGCCGGCCGCATTGAACGGCGTGTCACTCGACCGCCGCACACGCATGCTCTACGACGCGCGCCATCTCTACATCAACGGCGAGAGCTTTCGTGCCTCGGGCCGCGACGCCCGGCTCATGCGTCGCCTCGCGGACCAGCGCGCGCTGAAGCCGCGCGATCTTGCGACAGCAAGCGACGATGCGCGCGCATTGCTGCAAGACTGGTGCGAAGCGGGTTGGCTGCATGCCGACGAATGA
- the coaBC gene encoding bifunctional phosphopantothenoylcysteine decarboxylase/phosphopantothenate--cysteine ligase CoaBC, with the protein MQDLAGKHIVLGLTGGIACYKSAELCRLLVKGGAAVQVVMTEAATQFMTPVTMQALSGRPVYTSQWDAREPNNMPHINLSREADAIVLAPASADFIARLVQGRSDELLSLLCLARPADRVPLLIAPAMNREMWVHPATQRNLRQVDADGACVLGVGNGWQACGETGDGRMLEPQQLFEEIVAQFQPKVLAGRQVVVTAGPTFEALDPIRGITNHSSGKMGFAIAQAAREAGAGVTLVAGPVHLPTPRGVARIDVTSAREMLEASRQATQAASVFVATAAVADWRPASHSEHKIKKDGSGSAPTLQFVENPDILLTIAQGERGRTGKLFCVGFAAESENLVAHAKAKRERKGIPLLVGNIGPLTFGQDHNSLLLVDEKGVRELPRAPKLALARELVAEIAARLPPGSR; encoded by the coding sequence CTGCAAGACCTCGCCGGCAAACACATCGTCCTGGGCCTCACGGGAGGCATCGCCTGCTACAAGTCGGCGGAGCTGTGCAGGCTCCTGGTCAAGGGCGGCGCCGCCGTGCAGGTGGTGATGACCGAGGCGGCGACCCAGTTCATGACGCCGGTCACGATGCAGGCTTTGTCGGGGCGCCCGGTCTACACCTCGCAGTGGGATGCGCGCGAGCCCAACAACATGCCGCACATCAACCTGAGCCGCGAGGCGGATGCCATCGTACTGGCGCCCGCCAGTGCAGACTTCATTGCGCGGCTGGTCCAGGGGCGCTCCGACGAGCTGCTGAGCCTGCTGTGCCTCGCGCGCCCCGCCGACCGTGTGCCGCTGCTGATCGCGCCAGCCATGAACCGCGAGATGTGGGTCCATCCGGCGACCCAGCGCAACCTGCGGCAGGTCGATGCCGATGGCGCCTGCGTGCTGGGCGTGGGCAACGGCTGGCAGGCCTGCGGCGAGACCGGAGACGGCCGCATGCTCGAGCCCCAACAGCTGTTCGAGGAGATCGTGGCGCAGTTCCAGCCCAAGGTACTGGCGGGGCGGCAGGTGGTGGTCACGGCGGGGCCGACCTTCGAGGCACTCGATCCGATCCGCGGCATCACCAACCATTCCTCGGGCAAGATGGGCTTCGCGATCGCGCAGGCGGCGCGCGAAGCGGGCGCCGGGGTCACGCTGGTGGCAGGCCCGGTGCATCTGCCCACGCCGCGCGGCGTCGCGCGCATCGACGTGACATCCGCCCGGGAGATGCTGGAAGCCAGCCGACAGGCCACACAGGCAGCGTCGGTGTTCGTCGCCACCGCGGCGGTGGCCGACTGGCGACCGGCGTCCCACAGCGAGCACAAGATCAAGAAGGACGGCAGCGGCAGCGCGCCAACGCTGCAGTTCGTCGAGAACCCCGACATCCTGTTGACGATCGCGCAGGGCGAGCGCGGCAGGACCGGCAAGCTCTTCTGCGTGGGCTTCGCGGCCGAGAGCGAGAACCTGGTTGCGCATGCCAAGGCCAAGCGCGAGCGCAAGGGGATTCCGCTGCTGGTGGGAAACATCGGCCCGCTGACATTCGGGCAGGACCACAACAGCCTGCTGCTGGTCGACGAAAAGGGCGTGCGGGAACTGCCGCGTGCGCCCAAGCTTGCGCTGGCGCGCGAACTGGTGGCCGAGATCGCGGCACGCCTGCCGCCGGGGAGCCGATGA
- a CDS encoding FKBP-type peptidyl-prolyl cis-trans isomerase, which translates to MEISEQCVVGLTWTLKDTLGDVLDVLEEPVEFLVGGDDLFAVIESALLGHEPGARVQLQLEPEQAFGDFNDQLLFLEPRSLFPEGIEEGMTFDGAALPAGVNPDIPRDAIYTVSEIYPEHLVLDGNHPLAGIALRLDLTVRSVREATEEEIGRGTAGTGFFKVAPAAPGNDTLH; encoded by the coding sequence ATGGAAATCTCTGAACAATGCGTGGTCGGCCTGACCTGGACGCTGAAGGACACCCTCGGCGACGTGCTGGACGTGCTCGAGGAACCGGTGGAGTTCCTGGTCGGTGGCGATGATCTCTTTGCTGTCATCGAGTCCGCGCTGCTCGGCCATGAGCCCGGCGCGCGCGTGCAGCTGCAGCTCGAGCCCGAGCAGGCCTTCGGCGACTTCAACGACCAGTTGCTCTTCCTCGAGCCGCGCAGCCTCTTTCCAGAAGGCATCGAGGAAGGCATGACCTTCGACGGCGCCGCGCTGCCGGCCGGCGTGAACCCGGACATCCCCAGGGACGCGATCTACACGGTGAGCGAGATCTACCCCGAGCACCTTGTGCTGGACGGCAACCACCCGCTCGCGGGCATCGCGCTGCGGCTCGATCTGACCGTGCGCTCGGTGCGCGAAGCCACCGAGGAGGAGATCGGCCGCGGCACGGCCGGTACCGGCTTCTTCAAGGTTGCGCCGGCCGCGCCGGGCAACGACACGCTGCACTGA
- a CDS encoding CTP synthase, giving the protein MTKFVFVTGGVVSSLGKGIASASLAALLESRGLKVTLIKLDPYINVDPGTMSPFQHGEVFVTDDGAETDLDLGHYERFITTRMRKANNFTTGQIYKSVLEKERRGDYLGKTVQVIPHITNEIQEYVKRGAGIATPHEVDVAIVEIGGTVGDIESLPFLEAVRQMSLRMGPNNSAFVHLSYVPWIAAAGELKTKPTQHTAKELRAIGIQADALLCRADRPIPDDERAKISLFSNVPEWGVISMWDVDTIYKVPRMLHEQGLDGLICDKLRINTPPAKLKRWDDLVYEVEHPQKEVSIAMVGKYVDLSDSYKSLNEALRHAGLKNHARVKIDYIDSETISPLDVARLGKYDAILVPGGFGQRGVEGKIAAARFARETKVPYLGICLGMQVATIEYARNVVGLKNANSTEFDPDTSCPVIALITEWKDRDGTIKLRDEKSDLGGTMRLGAQSSDVAPGTLAHSIYGDVVTERHRHRYEANVNYLDELRRAGLVISAFTQREHLTEIVELPKDVHPWYMGVQFHPEFKSTPWSGHPLFNAFIKAALEHQVAEKKALKVVA; this is encoded by the coding sequence ATGACCAAATTCGTCTTCGTCACCGGTGGTGTGGTGTCTTCCCTCGGCAAGGGAATCGCCTCCGCCTCGCTGGCCGCACTCCTCGAGTCCCGCGGCCTCAAAGTCACCCTCATCAAGCTGGACCCCTACATCAACGTCGACCCCGGCACGATGTCGCCCTTTCAGCACGGGGAGGTCTTCGTCACCGACGACGGCGCCGAAACCGACCTCGACCTCGGCCACTACGAGCGCTTCATCACGACGCGCATGCGCAAGGCCAACAACTTCACCACCGGCCAGATCTACAAGTCCGTGCTCGAAAAAGAGCGCCGCGGCGACTACCTCGGCAAGACGGTGCAGGTGATCCCGCATATCACCAACGAGATCCAGGAGTACGTCAAGCGCGGTGCCGGCATCGCCACGCCGCACGAGGTCGACGTGGCCATCGTCGAGATCGGCGGCACCGTGGGCGACATCGAGTCCCTCCCCTTCCTCGAGGCCGTGCGCCAGATGAGCCTGCGCATGGGCCCCAACAATTCGGCGTTCGTGCACCTGAGCTATGTGCCCTGGATCGCGGCGGCGGGCGAGCTCAAGACCAAACCCACTCAGCACACCGCCAAGGAGCTGCGCGCCATCGGCATCCAGGCCGATGCACTGCTGTGCCGCGCCGACCGGCCCATCCCCGACGACGAGCGCGCGAAGATCTCGCTCTTCTCGAACGTGCCCGAGTGGGGCGTGATCTCCATGTGGGACGTGGACACCATCTACAAAGTCCCGCGCATGCTGCATGAGCAGGGCCTCGACGGCCTGATCTGCGACAAGCTGCGCATCAACACCCCGCCGGCCAAGCTCAAGCGCTGGGACGACCTGGTCTACGAGGTCGAGCATCCGCAAAAGGAAGTGAGCATTGCAATGGTCGGCAAGTACGTCGACCTGTCGGACAGCTACAAGTCGCTCAACGAGGCGCTGCGCCATGCCGGCCTCAAGAACCATGCGCGAGTGAAGATCGACTACATCGACTCCGAGACCATCTCGCCGCTCGACGTGGCCCGCCTGGGCAAGTACGACGCCATCCTGGTGCCTGGCGGCTTCGGCCAGCGCGGCGTCGAAGGCAAGATCGCCGCGGCCCGCTTCGCCCGCGAGACCAAGGTGCCCTACCTGGGCATTTGCCTCGGCATGCAGGTCGCGACCATCGAGTACGCGCGCAATGTGGTGGGCCTCAAGAACGCCAACAGCACCGAGTTCGATCCCGACACCAGCTGCCCCGTGATCGCGCTGATCACCGAGTGGAAGGACCGCGACGGCACCATCAAGCTGCGCGACGAGAAGTCCGACCTCGGCGGCACCATGCGCCTGGGCGCCCAGAGCTCGGACGTGGCGCCCGGCACGCTCGCACACAGCATCTACGGCGACGTGGTGACCGAGCGCCATCGCCATCGCTACGAGGCCAACGTCAACTACCTCGACGAGCTGCGCCGGGCCGGCCTGGTGATCTCGGCGTTCACGCAACGCGAGCACCTGACCGAGATCGTCGAGCTGCCGAAGGACGTGCATCCCTGGTACATGGGCGTGCAGTTCCACCCCGAGTTCAAGTCGACGCCGTGGAGCGGCCATCCCCTGTTCAACGCGTTCATCAAGGCGGCGCTCGAGCATCAGGTCGCAGAGAAGAAAGCACTGAAGGTCGTCGCATGA
- the bamC gene encoding outer membrane protein assembly factor BamC, translating to MNTFSRFALLALVASLAACSVLESDKIDYKSAGKAPSLEVPPDLTQLSRENRYAVPGNAVSANAFQAGAANAPSIPTAVSNLGDVRMERSGTQRWIVVSRPADQLWDPIKDFWQENGFLLTTEQRNLGIMETDWAENRAKLPQDVIRGTLGKLVDAIYSTGELDRFRTRIERGANGTTEIFVSHRGMQEVYTNVRQDQTVWQARPSDPELETEFLRRLMVKLGVSQEQAKLVAQTSAPARTASVSNVGGQPVVQINENFDRAWRRVGLALDRTGFTVEDRDRAAGVYFVRYVPPNPDKKEPGFFSKIFSSSKTEAPLKFRIMVKGQGETSTVSVQNDSGAAETSANAQRIVQVIADDLK from the coding sequence TTGAACACCTTTTCGCGATTCGCATTGCTGGCCCTGGTCGCCAGCCTCGCCGCCTGCTCGGTCCTCGAGAGCGACAAGATCGACTACAAGAGCGCCGGAAAGGCCCCTTCGCTCGAAGTGCCACCGGACCTCACGCAACTGTCGCGCGAGAACCGCTACGCCGTGCCCGGCAACGCGGTCTCGGCCAATGCCTTTCAGGCAGGCGCCGCGAACGCACCCAGCATCCCTACGGCAGTCTCCAATCTTGGTGACGTGCGCATGGAGCGCTCGGGCACCCAGCGCTGGATCGTGGTCAGCCGCCCGGCCGACCAGCTCTGGGACCCCATCAAGGACTTCTGGCAGGAGAACGGTTTCCTGCTGACCACCGAGCAGCGCAACCTCGGCATCATGGAAACCGATTGGGCCGAGAACCGCGCCAAGCTGCCGCAGGACGTGATCCGCGGCACGCTGGGCAAGCTGGTCGACGCGATCTACTCCACCGGCGAGCTCGACCGCTTCCGCACCCGCATCGAACGCGGTGCCAACGGCACCACCGAGATCTTCGTCAGCCATCGCGGCATGCAGGAGGTCTACACCAACGTTCGGCAGGATCAGACGGTCTGGCAGGCGCGCCCCAGCGATCCCGAACTCGAGACGGAATTCCTGAGGCGACTGATGGTGAAGCTGGGTGTATCGCAGGAACAGGCGAAGCTTGTTGCGCAAACCAGCGCGCCTGCACGGACGGCGAGCGTTTCCAATGTCGGCGGCCAGCCCGTGGTGCAGATCAACGAGAACTTCGATCGCGCCTGGCGCCGCGTCGGCCTGGCACTCGACCGCACCGGCTTCACGGTCGAGGACCGCGACCGGGCTGCCGGCGTGTACTTCGTGCGCTACGTTCCCCCGAACCCCGACAAGAAGGAGCCGGGCTTCTTCTCGAAGATCTTCAGCTCGAGCAAGACCGAAGCGCCGCTCAAGTTCCGCATCATGGTCAAGGGCCAGGGCGAGACGAGCACGGTGTCGGTACAGAACGACAGCGGCGCAGCCGAAACATCGGCCAACGCGCAGCGCATCGTCCAGGTCATTGCCGACGACTTGAAATGA
- a CDS encoding MBL fold metallo-hydrolase — protein MLRFRSLGSGSTGNATLVEATSGGRRSRLLIDCGFGLKHLDARLARTGLAACDIDAIFITHEHGDHIGCARALSRRERIPVWMSEGTWLAAGGHDFEGRLHLARDGNDIEVGDLLVQPFTVPHDAREPLQLRCSDGARSLGVLTDLGHATPHVLACLAGIDALMLEFNHDSDMLARSAYPPFLKLRVGGNYGHLSNAAAAAIAQALCHDGLQYMLGAHLSEQNNRPELVRRAMAEALGASEHEMLTADAAEGSGWLELRA, from the coding sequence GTGCTGCGCTTCCGCAGCCTGGGCAGCGGCAGCACGGGCAATGCCACGCTGGTCGAGGCGACCAGCGGCGGGCGCCGCTCGAGGCTGCTGATCGATTGCGGCTTCGGGCTCAAGCACCTCGATGCACGCCTGGCGCGCACGGGCCTCGCGGCCTGCGACATCGATGCGATCTTCATCACCCACGAGCACGGCGATCACATCGGCTGCGCCCGTGCGCTGTCGAGGCGCGAGCGCATTCCCGTCTGGATGAGCGAGGGCACCTGGCTTGCAGCCGGCGGGCACGACTTCGAGGGGCGCCTGCACCTCGCGCGGGACGGGAACGACATCGAGGTCGGCGACCTCCTGGTCCAGCCCTTCACGGTGCCGCACGATGCGCGCGAGCCGCTGCAACTGCGCTGCAGCGATGGCGCGCGCAGCCTCGGCGTGTTGACCGACCTGGGGCACGCAACGCCGCACGTGCTCGCGTGCCTGGCGGGAATCGACGCCCTGATGCTCGAGTTCAACCACGACAGCGACATGCTGGCCCGCTCGGCCTATCCGCCCTTCCTCAAGCTGCGCGTGGGCGGCAACTACGGCCACCTGTCCAACGCCGCCGCGGCAGCCATCGCGCAGGCGCTGTGCCACGATGGCCTGCAGTACATGCTGGGTGCGCACCTCAGCGAACAAAACAACCGTCCCGAGCTCGTGCGCCGCGCGATGGCCGAGGCGCTCGGCGCGAGCGAGCACGAGATGCTCACGGCCGACGCGGCCGAAGGCTCTGGCTGGCTGGAGCTCCGCGCATAA
- the dapA gene encoding 4-hydroxy-tetrahydrodipicolinate synthase: MAAFPQPTKRPPLEQLTGSIVALVTPMHDDGSVDYPALRRLIDWHIDEGTDCLGVVGTTGESPTVNVEEHCEIIRVSVEQARGRVPVMAGCGANSTKEAIELARFAKGVGADSQLQVVPYYNKPTQEGQYQHFKAIAEAVGDLPVVLYNVPGRTVADMAHDTVLRLAQVPGIVGIKEATGNIERAQWLIRDVPKHFAVYSGDDPSAVALMLCGGQGNISVTANIAPRKMHELCVAALAGDAKRAMQIQFELMPLHRHLFVEPNPIPLKWAMARLGLCGGALRLPMTELAESARPVVESALRATGLLKD; the protein is encoded by the coding sequence ATGGCTGCCTTTCCGCAACCGACAAAGAGACCCCCCTTGGAGCAACTGACAGGCAGCATCGTCGCGCTCGTCACGCCGATGCATGACGACGGCAGCGTCGACTATCCCGCCTTGCGCCGGCTGATCGACTGGCACATCGACGAAGGCACCGATTGCCTGGGCGTGGTCGGCACCACCGGCGAGTCGCCGACGGTGAACGTCGAGGAGCACTGCGAGATCATCCGTGTGTCCGTCGAGCAGGCCCGCGGTCGCGTGCCCGTGATGGCCGGCTGCGGCGCCAATTCGACGAAGGAGGCCATCGAGCTTGCCCGATTCGCCAAAGGTGTTGGCGCCGATTCGCAGTTGCAGGTCGTGCCCTACTACAACAAGCCGACGCAGGAAGGCCAGTACCAGCACTTCAAGGCCATCGCCGAGGCGGTCGGCGACCTCCCCGTCGTGCTCTACAACGTGCCCGGTCGCACGGTCGCCGATATGGCGCACGACACCGTGCTGCGCCTGGCGCAGGTGCCCGGCATCGTGGGCATCAAGGAAGCCACTGGCAACATCGAGCGTGCGCAGTGGCTGATCCGCGATGTGCCGAAGCACTTCGCCGTGTACTCGGGCGACGACCCCAGCGCTGTCGCGCTGATGCTGTGCGGCGGCCAGGGCAACATCAGCGTGACGGCCAACATCGCGCCTCGAAAGATGCACGAGCTCTGCGTGGCGGCCCTCGCCGGCGACGCGAAGCGCGCGATGCAGATCCAGTTCGAGCTGATGCCGCTGCATCGCCATCTGTTCGTCGAGCCGAACCCGATTCCGCTGAAGTGGGCCATGGCAAGGCTGGGTTTGTGCGGCGGGGCCCTGCGCCTGCCGATGACGGAACTCGCCGAGTCCGCCCGGCCGGTCGTCGAATCCGCGCTGCGTGCCACCGGCCTCCTCAAGGACTGA
- a CDS encoding glycine zipper 2TM domain-containing protein → MKIPTRLVPVTVSVLALSALTACVAPQPVYETSRYPYQPTYPAAPSAYVEYGRVANIEVIRSQTSGAGPSGGGAVAGGVLGGVVGNQFGHGSGRAAATALGVIGGALLGNSVEANANAPRAYESYRISIQTEQGAYRSFDVPSPGDLRIGDRVRIEGGQISRV, encoded by the coding sequence ATGAAAATCCCGACTCGCCTTGTTCCCGTCACTGTCTCCGTGCTTGCGTTGTCCGCGCTGACTGCCTGCGTAGCGCCACAGCCTGTCTACGAAACTTCCCGCTACCCCTATCAGCCGACGTATCCAGCAGCCCCCTCGGCCTACGTCGAGTATGGCCGCGTGGCCAACATCGAGGTGATCCGCAGCCAGACGTCCGGCGCTGGGCCGAGCGGCGGTGGCGCCGTGGCCGGTGGTGTCCTCGGCGGCGTCGTCGGCAACCAGTTCGGCCATGGCAGCGGCCGTGCGGCGGCCACAGCGCTCGGCGTCATCGGTGGCGCCCTCCTGGGCAACAGCGTCGAGGCGAACGCGAATGCACCGCGGGCCTACGAGAGCTACCGAATTTCGATCCAGACCGAGCAGGGTGCCTATCGCTCCTTCGACGTGCCCAGCCCGGGCGACCTGCGGATCGGCGACCGCGTACGCATCGAGGGCGGGCAGATCTCGCGCGTCTGA
- the kdsA gene encoding 3-deoxy-8-phosphooctulonate synthase — protein MKLCGFDIGLDKPFFLIAGPCVVESEQLQMDTAGTLKEITGSLGIPFIFKSSFDKANRSSGTSFRGPGRDKGLEILAKVKRELALPVLTDVHTEEDITAAAMVVDVLQTPAFLCRQTDFIRAAAQSGKPVNIKKGQFLAPHDMKNVIDKARAAAKEKGLPEDSFMACERGASFGYNNLVSDMRSLAIMRETGSPVVFDATHSVQLPGGQGTSSGGQREMVPVLSRAAVAVGVAGLFMETHPDPAKALSDGPNAVPLKHMKALLETLLALDRVTKKSGFLENSFQ, from the coding sequence ATGAAGCTTTGCGGATTCGACATCGGGCTCGACAAGCCCTTCTTCCTGATCGCCGGGCCCTGTGTCGTCGAGTCCGAGCAACTGCAGATGGACACCGCCGGCACGCTGAAGGAAATCACCGGCTCGCTTGGCATCCCCTTCATCTTCAAGAGCAGCTTCGACAAGGCGAACCGCTCCTCGGGCACCAGCTTCCGCGGCCCCGGCCGCGACAAGGGCCTGGAGATCCTGGCCAAGGTCAAGCGCGAGCTGGCGCTGCCGGTGCTGACCGACGTGCACACCGAAGAGGACATCACGGCCGCCGCGATGGTGGTCGACGTGCTGCAGACCCCCGCCTTCCTGTGCCGCCAGACCGACTTCATCCGCGCCGCGGCCCAGTCGGGCAAGCCGGTCAACATCAAGAAGGGCCAGTTCCTCGCACCGCACGACATGAAGAACGTGATCGACAAGGCGCGCGCGGCTGCCAAGGAAAAGGGGCTGCCCGAAGACAGCTTCATGGCCTGCGAGCGCGGTGCCAGCTTCGGCTACAACAACCTGGTGTCGGACATGCGTTCGCTGGCGATCATGCGCGAGACGGGTTCGCCGGTGGTGTTCGACGCCACGCATTCGGTGCAATTGCCCGGCGGCCAGGGCACCAGCTCGGGCGGCCAGCGCGAGATGGTGCCGGTGCTGTCGCGCGCCGCGGTGGCGGTCGGCGTGGCGGGCCTCTTCATGGAGACGCACCCCGACCCGGCCAAGGCCCTGAGCGATGGCCCCAACGCCGTGCCGCTCAAGCACATGAAGGCCTTGCTCGAGACGCTGCTGGCGCTCGACCGCGTGACCAAGAAGAGCGGGTTCCTGGAGAACTCCTTTCAATGA
- the eno gene encoding phosphopyruvate hydratase — MSAIVDIVGREILDSRGNPTVECDVLLESGTMGRAAVPSGASTGSREAIELRDGDKSRYLGKGVLKAVDNINTEISEAVLGLDASEQAFLDRTLNDLDGTENKGRLGANATLAVSMAVARAAAEESGLPLYRYFGGMGGMQLPVPMMNVINGGAHANNSLDLQEFMIIPVGASSLREAVRYGAEVFHALKKILNDRGISTAVGDEGGFAPSVESHEAAIQLILEAIDKAGYAAGTQIALGLDCAASEFYKDGQYVLAGENLTLSAGSWADMLATWVDKYPIISIEDGMHEGDWDGWKLLTDRLGKRVQLVGDDLFVTNTKILQEGIEKGIANSILIKINQIGTLTETFAAIEMAKRAGYTAVISHRSGETEDSTIADIAVGTNAGQIKTGSLSRSDRIAKYNQLLRIEEDLGDVASYPGRAAFYNLR; from the coding sequence ATGAGTGCAATCGTTGACATCGTCGGGCGCGAGATCCTCGACAGCCGCGGCAACCCCACTGTCGAATGCGACGTGCTGCTCGAATCCGGCACCATGGGCCGCGCCGCGGTTCCATCGGGCGCCTCCACCGGTTCGCGCGAGGCGATCGAGCTGCGCGACGGCGACAAGAGCCGGTACCTGGGCAAGGGCGTGCTGAAGGCCGTCGATAACATCAACACCGAGATCTCCGAGGCCGTGCTGGGCCTGGACGCCAGCGAGCAGGCCTTCCTGGACCGCACGCTCAACGACCTCGACGGCACCGAGAACAAGGGCCGACTGGGCGCCAACGCGACCCTGGCGGTCTCCATGGCCGTGGCCCGTGCCGCGGCCGAGGAGTCGGGACTGCCGCTGTACCGCTACTTCGGCGGCATGGGCGGCATGCAGCTGCCGGTGCCGATGATGAACGTCATCAACGGCGGCGCGCACGCCAACAACAGCCTCGACCTGCAGGAGTTCATGATCATCCCCGTGGGCGCATCCAGCCTGCGCGAGGCGGTGCGCTATGGCGCCGAGGTCTTCCACGCACTCAAGAAGATCCTGAACGACCGCGGCATCAGCACGGCCGTCGGCGACGAGGGCGGCTTCGCCCCCAGCGTCGAGAGCCACGAGGCCGCGATCCAGCTCATCCTCGAAGCCATCGACAAGGCCGGCTATGCTGCCGGCACCCAGATTGCGCTGGGCCTGGACTGCGCCGCCAGCGAGTTCTACAAGGACGGCCAGTACGTGCTGGCCGGCGAAAACCTCACGCTGTCGGCCGGCAGCTGGGCCGACATGCTGGCGACCTGGGTCGACAAGTACCCGATCATCAGCATCGAGGATGGCATGCACGAAGGCGACTGGGACGGCTGGAAGCTGTTGACCGACCGCCTGGGCAAGCGCGTGCAACTGGTGGGCGACGACCTGTTCGTCACCAACACGAAAATCCTGCAGGAAGGCATCGAGAAGGGCATCGCCAACTCGATCCTCATCAAGATCAACCAGATCGGCACGCTGACCGAGACTTTCGCCGCGATCGAGATGGCCAAGCGCGCGGGCTACACCGCCGTGATCAGCCATCGGTCAGGCGAGACCGAGGACTCCACCATCGCCGACATCGCAGTAGGTACCAACGCCGGCCAGATCAAGACCGGCTCGCTGTCGCGCTCGGACCGCATCGCCAAGTACAACCAGCTGCTGCGCATCGAGGAAGACCTCGGCGACGTCGCCAGCTACCCCGGCCGCGCTGCTTTCTACAACCTGCGCTGA